Proteins encoded by one window of Martelella endophytica:
- a CDS encoding YceD family protein: MPDLIPFARPFPVSRVSSVSFDMHLEANEDERRALAGFWEVESVESLAGDLTISPWRRDGVRVRGEVAAHLTQACVVTLEPIESDIVEAIDATFLPENSKHFRRQTNEEGELVIDPDGPDEPEPFTGGEIDLGALVAEAIALSIDPYPRKEGAALPETPAEAEEEEEERPASPFAALKDWKGGSGNES; the protein is encoded by the coding sequence GTGCCTGATCTCATACCCTTTGCACGTCCGTTTCCGGTCAGCCGCGTGTCGTCCGTGTCCTTCGACATGCATCTGGAGGCCAACGAGGATGAGCGCCGGGCGCTCGCCGGCTTCTGGGAGGTGGAGAGCGTCGAAAGCCTTGCCGGCGACCTGACGATTTCGCCTTGGCGGCGCGATGGCGTGCGGGTGCGCGGCGAGGTCGCCGCCCATCTGACGCAAGCCTGCGTGGTGACGCTGGAGCCGATCGAGTCGGATATTGTCGAAGCCATCGACGCGACATTCCTGCCCGAAAATTCGAAGCATTTCCGCCGCCAGACCAACGAGGAGGGAGAACTGGTCATCGACCCCGACGGGCCGGACGAGCCGGAGCCCTTCACTGGCGGCGAAATCGATCTCGGTGCGCTTGTGGCAGAAGCCATCGCGCTCTCGATCGATCCCTATCCGCGCAAGGAAGGCGCGGCGCTGCCGGAGACCCCGGCAGAGGCCGAAGAGGAGGAGGAAGAGCGGCCTGCATCGCCCTTTGCGGCGCTGAAGGACTGGAAGGGAGGTTCCGGAAACGAGAGCTGA
- a CDS encoding ubiquinol-cytochrome C chaperone family protein, translating to MVLGFFSKRRGNRLVVERQYGVITTTARQPCFYTHYHVPDTVMGRFEMLSAVMILFLRRTANSGAGGKGLAQEIVDAFFMDIDYSIRELGVGDNSVPKRMKKLAGMFYGRLERYARCLEDRDLEQLSIALAQNIHSVDADHAEMADLARWMLENSDHLSRLDEIVVETGMVSFLVPESIEVRRA from the coding sequence ATGGTTCTTGGGTTTTTCAGCAAGCGGCGCGGCAACCGCCTAGTCGTGGAACGACAATATGGCGTGATCACGACCACGGCGCGGCAGCCCTGCTTCTATACGCATTATCATGTGCCGGACACGGTGATGGGCCGATTCGAGATGCTCTCGGCGGTCATGATCCTGTTCTTGCGGCGCACGGCGAATTCGGGCGCAGGCGGCAAGGGCCTGGCGCAGGAGATCGTCGATGCCTTCTTCATGGACATCGATTATTCGATCCGCGAACTCGGCGTCGGCGACAATTCCGTGCCGAAGCGGATGAAGAAGCTCGCCGGCATGTTCTATGGCCGGCTCGAGCGCTATGCCCGCTGCCTCGAGGACCGCGATCTCGAGCAGTTGTCGATTGCGCTTGCCCAGAATATCCACAGCGTCGACGCCGATCATGCGGAGATGGCCGATCTGGCGCGCTGGATGCTGGAAAATTCCGATCATCTCTCGAGATTGGACGAGATCGTCGTCGAAACCGGCATGGTGAGTTTCCTCGTGCCCGAAAGCATCGAGGTTCGTCGTGCCTGA
- a CDS encoding outer membrane protein assembly factor BamE — protein sequence MKTRRNIFEIKPLRPAAAGALVAVALIGSGCSTSNVIGSPNVLYQGYVIDDQMMQLVKEGSSREQVLLSLGQPSATATFDNEVFYYISQQKQRRFTFQKPRLVSQDILAVYFNKDGRVERLGHYTLQDGKLVNMASDTTPTGGKDITFLQQILQGTGATDFKNALLSQQNAVP from the coding sequence TTGAAGACGCGCCGAAACATTTTCGAAATCAAGCCGTTGCGGCCGGCAGCCGCCGGCGCGCTTGTGGCAGTGGCCCTCATCGGCAGTGGCTGCTCCACGAGCAATGTCATCGGCAGCCCGAACGTGCTTTACCAGGGTTATGTCATCGACGATCAGATGATGCAGCTCGTCAAGGAAGGTTCCAGCCGCGAGCAGGTTCTGCTCTCGCTTGGCCAGCCCTCGGCGACCGCGACCTTCGACAACGAGGTGTTCTATTACATCTCGCAGCAGAAGCAGCGCCGCTTCACGTTCCAGAAGCCGCGCCTCGTCTCGCAGGACATCCTCGCCGTCTATTTCAACAAGGACGGACGCGTCGAGCGCCTCGGCCACTACACGCTGCAGGACGGCAAGCTGGTCAACATGGCCTCCGACACGACCCCGACAGGCGGCAAGGACATCACCTTCCTGCAGCAGATCCTGCAGGGCACCGGCGCCACCGACTTCAAGAACGCGCTGCTCAGCCAGCAGAATGCGGTTCCGTAA